From one Gadus morhua chromosome 8, gadMor3.0, whole genome shotgun sequence genomic stretch:
- the mlxip gene encoding MLX-interacting protein isoform X7 — MAIATEGNYWKRRIEIVIREYHKWRTYFKKRLQKHKDDDLSSLLQGPEEQFSLFGEVFPDTLRVSFCQDEESATRRVARKVHDSPIPMEMDQLFDMDVLMSEFSDTLFSTLASHQPVACPNERDIAHAVNADMIQPGLITLQPNLDFMDSFEPLQDLFHSLRQPFLPTVSPTAPSLSPLPSSSSQLMSSMQLSAEGISGQAPGPLGPHSTASQSSGTDAHGCAYVQGYMPLFPQRSTSASQPGGPQPVAHGPHTHCLPDDHGSLSRITHTTAASSTSAVPSDVSSTYNQGLEYSSAPTQKAQTLLVSQLLPLAPCPANKHQTFALPRPIHNSGGNKAKGRHMQRIVPANNLPSSHLVLTGPFSTGPNALIVTPAPLKAEVVPSAGMVITSSSLAPAFHIVPQTHKSPQAIVPKEETYSSSCKGQKTSSQGSPCGPDGLHSPLGSSEFLKNDPNQMNLCLGSSSRRVPHISAEQKRRFNINIGFKTLCNLVPTLKAQSNITNATTLQKTVEHLGKLQQDRQQLQEEARRLREEVEELNGSISRCQEQLPGTGVSMTRSRFNHVHEFEAYVKSRTLQNWKFWIFSIIIKPLFESFNNTVSTACEAELCQTTLEWLDHHCSLPVLRAMVCSTLRQLGTKTSILTEPSLLHKEVFQAIGSAQRPCGDS, encoded by the exons GGGCCGGAGGAGCAGTTCTCCCTGTTTGGAGAAGTGTTTCCAGACACACTCCGTGTCTCCTTTTGTCAGGACGAGGAGAGTGCTACGCGGCGCGTAGCCCGCAAGGTCCACGACTCCCCCATCCCCATGGAGATGGACCAGCTGTTCGACATGGACGTCCTGATGTCTGAGTTCTCAGACACCCTGTTCTCCACACTGGCCTCCCACCAGCCCGTAGCCTGTCCCAACGAGCGGGATATCG CTCATGCGGTGAACGCAGACATGATTCAGCCTGGACTCATAACCTTGCAGCCAAACCTGGACTTCATGGATTCTTTTGAGCCACTGCAAG ACTTGTTCCACAGCCTGCGTCAGCCCTTCCTCCCCACTGTCTCCCCTACTGCACCGTCTCTTTCCCCTCTACCCAGCAGCAGCTCACAG TTAATGTCCTCCATGCAGCTCTCTGCGGAGGGCATCTCTGGCCAAGCCCCCGGGCCTTTGGGTCCTCACTCCACAGCCAGTCAGAGCTCCGGGACGGATGCCCACGGCTGTGCATACGTACAGGGCTACATGCCTCTGTTCCCCCAACGGAGTACCTCGGCTTCTCAGCCAGGAGGCCCTCAGCCTGTAGCCcacggaccacacacacactgcctgccAGATGACCATGGATCTTTGTCTAGgatcacacacaccaccgccgcctcctccacctccgcagTGCCCAGCGATGTGTCCTCCACCTACAACCAGGGTTTGGAGTACAGCTCCGCCCCCACGCAGAAGGCCCAAACGCTACTGGTGTCCCAGCTCCtgccactggctccctgtccggCCAACAAGCATCAGACCTTCGCCCTGCCCCGACCCATCCACAACTCCGGGGGAAATAAAGCTAAAGGCCGCCACATGCAGAGAATTGTTCCAGCCAACAACTTACCTTCCTCTCATCTGGTGCTCACAG gTCCGTTTTCTACTGGACCAAATGCTCTGATTGTAACACCAGCACCGTTGAAGGCCGAAGTCGTTCCCAGTGCAGGAATGGTCATTACATCTTCCAGTCTG GCCCCTGCGTTTCACATCGTGCCACAGACGCACAAGAGTCCCCAGGCCATTGTCCCTAAAGAAGAGACTTACTCCTCCAGCTGCAAGGGGCAGAAAACTTCCA gtCAAGGCTCACCATGTGGTCCAGATGGTTTGCACTCGCCCCTTGGCAGTTCAGAATTTTTAAAGAACGATCCAAACCAGATGAATCTCTGTCTTGGGTCATCC AGCCGGAGAGTGCCCCACATCTCTGCCGAGCAGAAGAGACGCTTCAACATCAACATCGGCTTTAAAACCCTCTGCAACCTGGTGCCCACCCTCAAGGCTCAGTCCAAC ATCACCAATGCCACCACGCTGCAGAAGACGGTGGAGCACCTGGGCAAGCTGCAGCAGGAcaggcagcagctgcaggaggaGGCGCGCCGGCTgagggaggaagtggaggagctCAACGGCTCCATAAG TCGTTGTCAGGAGCAACTTCCTGGTACGGGGGTCTCCATGACAAGGAGTCGATTCAACCACGTGCATGAGTTTGAAGCCTACGTGAAGAGCCGCACACTGCAGAACTGGAAGTTCTGGATC ttcagcatcatcatcaagCCTCTGTTCGAGTCCTTCAACAACACTGTGTCCACGGCATGCGAGGCAGAGCTATGTCAGACCACCTTAGAGTGGCTGGACCACCATTGCTCCCTCCCTGTGCTCAGAGCCA TGGTTTGCAGCACCCTTCGACAACTAGGGACAAAGACTTCCATCCTCACTGAGCCGTCGCTGCTGCACAAAGAAGTCTTCCAGGCCATCGGAAGTGCCCAGAGGCCTTGCGGGGACTCATAG